One genomic region from Mesorhizobium terrae encodes:
- the gcvT gene encoding glycine cleavage system aminomethyltransferase GcvT, with the protein MTGDTTKTLPLEDLHRAAGAKFGAFAGWSMPLTYPAGVMKEHLHTREHVGLFDISHMKLLEVAGPSAIAVLNRACPIDAGKLEIEHSKYTFFLNENAGIIDDLIITRIAADRFMVVANAGNAATDETHLRAVASNHDVQITPWDVVFLAIQGPEAAAVLSKAGIGTESLAFMTGQQRQVRGFISRSGYTGEDGFEIGLPEHGARELVTKLLNDDRVMWIGLAARDSLRLEAGLCLHGNDISPDINPASAGLMWAVPKEIRADGTFIGAEALRGIVATGPAQKRVGLKPEGRQPVRGGAALFDADGNPAGTVTSGGFGPSAGHPVAMGYVSTPLAKAGTKLFADVRGTKIPVEVSALPFTPHRYRKG; encoded by the coding sequence ATGACGGGCGATACCACCAAGACCCTTCCACTCGAGGATTTGCATAGAGCCGCGGGCGCCAAATTCGGTGCCTTTGCCGGCTGGTCCATGCCGCTGACCTATCCGGCCGGCGTCATGAAGGAACATCTGCACACGCGCGAACATGTCGGCTTGTTCGACATCTCGCATATGAAGCTGCTTGAGGTGGCGGGACCAAGCGCCATAGCCGTGCTCAACCGGGCTTGCCCGATCGACGCCGGCAAACTGGAAATTGAGCATTCCAAATATACGTTTTTCCTGAACGAAAATGCGGGCATCATCGATGACCTGATTATCACCCGCATCGCAGCCGATCGTTTCATGGTCGTCGCCAATGCAGGTAATGCCGCCACCGACGAGACGCATTTGCGCGCCGTCGCGAGTAATCACGATGTCCAGATCACGCCGTGGGACGTTGTCTTCCTCGCGATCCAGGGACCCGAGGCAGCCGCAGTGCTGTCGAAGGCGGGAATAGGCACTGAATCCCTCGCCTTCATGACCGGCCAGCAACGCCAGGTTCGCGGTTTCATCAGCCGTTCCGGCTACACTGGCGAGGACGGCTTCGAGATCGGCTTGCCCGAGCACGGTGCCCGCGAGCTTGTCACCAAGCTTCTCAACGATGATCGGGTCATGTGGATCGGCCTTGCCGCCCGCGACAGCCTGCGCCTCGAAGCCGGCCTTTGCCTGCACGGCAACGACATCAGCCCGGATATCAACCCCGCCAGCGCGGGCCTGATGTGGGCGGTGCCGAAGGAAATTCGCGCCGACGGCACCTTTATCGGCGCCGAAGCCCTGCGCGGCATCGTGGCGACCGGCCCGGCGCAGAAGCGCGTTGGCCTGAAGCCCGAAGGCCGCCAGCCGGTACGCGGCGGCGCTGCCCTGTTCGACGCCGACGGCAATCCGGCCGGCACCGTCACTTCCGGTGGCTTCGGTCCCTCGGCCGGCCATCCGGTCGCCATGGGCTACGTCTCCACCCCGCTGGCCAAGGCCGGCACCAAACTCTTCGCCGACGTTCGCGGAACCAAAATTCCGGTCGAAGTCAGCGCCCTTCCCTTCACGCCTCATCGCTACCGCAAAGGATGA
- the gcvH gene encoding glycine cleavage system protein GcvH, with product MAKTYFTEDHEWLSVDGNVVTVGITDYAQEQLGDLVFVDLPEIGRKLTKGETAVVVESVKAASDVYAPLDGEITEVNGALSGDPALVNSAATGDGWLWKMKLADEGQLAGLLDEAGYKAHIG from the coding sequence ATGGCCAAGACCTATTTCACCGAAGACCATGAATGGCTGAGCGTCGACGGCAACGTCGTGACTGTCGGCATTACCGACTACGCACAGGAACAGCTTGGCGACCTGGTGTTCGTCGACCTTCCGGAAATCGGCCGCAAGCTGACCAAAGGCGAGACCGCTGTCGTGGTCGAGTCGGTCAAGGCGGCATCGGACGTCTACGCGCCGCTCGATGGCGAAATCACCGAAGTGAACGGCGCGCTGTCCGGCGATCCCGCGCTGGTCAATTCCGCCGCCACCGGCGACGGCTGGCTCTGGAAGATGAAGCTCGCCGACGAAGGCCAGCTTGCCGGGCTCCTCGACGAGGCCGGCTACAAAGCCCATATCGGCTAA
- the gcvP gene encoding aminomethyl-transferring glycine dehydrogenase, with protein MTASPYPFSTRHIGPSVTDTRTMLATIGVPSVETLISQAVPKSIRLNRPLDLPAPASEAEALAELAAKMSTNVVLKSFVGLGYHGTHTPPVILRNLFENPAWYTAYTPYQAEISQGRLEMLFNFQTLVTELTGLPVASASLLDEATALAEAVGMAFRHHRDKRNKVAFANKLHPQTRDVVVTRAEPLGIEVDGDTIDEDTAALVVAWPDTYGVYGDHSAKIAEAKAAGAVVIFVADPLALVVSETPATLGADIAVGSMQRFGVPIGFGGPHAAYCAVSDKLTRLMPGRLVGQSVDSKGRPGFRLALQTREQHIRRDKATSNICTAQALLANMATAYAIWHGPEGLQAIADHVHGLTARLAAALKAKGHTVLGENRFDTVTVEVKGQAKAKAKEAQTDGRLLRMVNDDLVGICFDETSTEADLQAVAALFGATVPEKADRRLPGKPRAIKGFLSQPVFHQNRSETDMMRFLRKLADKDLALDRTMIPLGSCTMKLNAAAEMIPVSWPSVANMHPFAPKAHSKGYKAMTDDLERWLAEITGFQAVSLQPNAGSQGEYAGLLAIRHYHLSRGDTHRNICLIPSSAHGTNPASAAMAGMEVVVVRCTESGDIDMEDMRAKVAAHATNLAALMITYPSTHGVFEEGVKELCQLIHDNGGQVYLDGANLNALVGLARPGDIGGDVCHMNLHKTFCIPHGGGGPGVGPIGVKSHLAPFLPGHIDHGTDHPVSAAPYGSASILPITWMYIRMMGAQGLKQATEAAILSANYIARKLEAHYPVLYKGANGRVAHECILDTRVLKDNAGITVDDVAKRLIDYGFHAPTMSWPVAGTLMVEPTESEPKPELDRFCEAMISIANEAAKVAKGEWPKDDNPLVNAPHTATETLAGDWTHPYSRMEAAYPASDPDTAAKYWPPVSRIDNVAGDRNLVCSCPPVSEYLGAAE; from the coding sequence ATGACTGCATCACCCTACCCCTTCTCAACCCGGCATATCGGGCCGAGCGTGACCGATACCCGGACCATGCTGGCGACGATCGGCGTGCCATCGGTGGAAACGCTGATCTCGCAGGCCGTGCCGAAATCGATCCGGCTGAACCGTCCGCTCGACCTGCCGGCACCCGCTTCCGAAGCGGAAGCGCTGGCCGAGCTCGCCGCGAAAATGTCGACCAACGTCGTGCTGAAAAGCTTCGTCGGCCTCGGCTACCACGGCACGCACACGCCGCCCGTCATCCTGCGCAACCTGTTCGAGAACCCGGCTTGGTACACGGCTTACACGCCCTATCAGGCCGAGATCAGCCAGGGTCGCCTGGAGATGCTGTTCAACTTCCAGACGCTGGTGACGGAACTCACCGGCCTGCCGGTGGCGTCCGCCTCGCTGCTGGACGAGGCCACTGCGCTGGCCGAAGCCGTCGGCATGGCCTTCCGCCATCACCGCGACAAGCGCAACAAGGTCGCTTTCGCCAACAAGCTGCATCCGCAGACCCGCGACGTCGTCGTTACCCGCGCCGAACCGCTCGGCATCGAGGTCGACGGCGACACGATCGATGAAGACACCGCCGCTCTCGTGGTTGCCTGGCCGGACACCTATGGTGTCTATGGCGACCATTCGGCCAAGATCGCCGAAGCCAAGGCCGCCGGCGCGGTCGTCATCTTCGTCGCCGATCCGCTGGCACTTGTTGTCAGCGAGACCCCGGCGACCCTTGGCGCCGACATCGCGGTCGGCTCCATGCAGCGCTTTGGCGTGCCGATCGGCTTTGGCGGCCCGCACGCCGCATATTGCGCGGTCTCCGACAAGCTGACGCGCCTGATGCCCGGTCGTCTGGTCGGCCAGTCGGTCGACTCCAAGGGCCGGCCCGGCTTCCGCCTCGCCTTGCAGACGCGCGAGCAGCACATCCGCCGCGACAAGGCGACCTCCAACATCTGCACGGCGCAGGCGCTGCTCGCCAATATGGCGACCGCCTATGCCATCTGGCACGGCCCGGAAGGACTGCAGGCGATCGCCGACCATGTCCACGGCCTGACTGCCCGGCTGGCCGCTGCCTTGAAAGCCAAGGGGCACACAGTTCTGGGCGAAAACCGCTTCGACACAGTGACGGTCGAGGTGAAGGGACAGGCCAAGGCGAAGGCCAAGGAGGCCCAGACGGACGGACGCCTGCTGCGCATGGTCAACGACGATCTCGTCGGCATCTGCTTCGACGAGACCTCGACCGAGGCCGATCTGCAGGCCGTGGCCGCGCTGTTCGGCGCGACCGTTCCCGAGAAGGCGGATCGCCGGTTGCCCGGCAAGCCGCGTGCGATAAAGGGCTTCCTGTCGCAACCGGTCTTCCACCAGAACCGCTCCGAGACCGACATGATGCGCTTCCTGCGCAAGCTGGCGGACAAGGACCTGGCGCTCGACCGCACCATGATCCCGCTCGGCTCCTGCACCATGAAGCTCAACGCAGCGGCCGAGATGATCCCGGTCAGCTGGCCGAGTGTCGCCAACATGCATCCCTTCGCGCCGAAGGCCCATTCGAAGGGCTACAAGGCAATGACGGACGACCTCGAGCGTTGGCTGGCGGAGATCACCGGCTTCCAGGCGGTGTCGCTGCAGCCCAACGCCGGCAGCCAGGGCGAATATGCCGGTCTCCTGGCAATCCGCCACTATCATCTGTCGCGTGGCGATACGCATCGTAACATCTGCCTCATCCCCTCCTCCGCGCATGGCACCAATCCGGCAAGTGCCGCGATGGCCGGAATGGAAGTGGTGGTGGTGCGCTGCACCGAGAGCGGCGATATCGACATGGAGGACATGCGGGCGAAGGTTGCCGCCCACGCCACCAATCTGGCGGCGCTGATGATCACCTATCCCTCGACGCACGGTGTGTTCGAGGAGGGTGTGAAGGAACTCTGCCAGCTCATCCATGACAATGGCGGGCAGGTCTACCTTGATGGGGCCAACCTCAACGCCCTGGTCGGCCTCGCCCGCCCGGGCGACATCGGCGGCGACGTCTGCCATATGAACCTGCACAAGACCTTCTGCATCCCGCATGGCGGCGGCGGTCCGGGCGTTGGCCCGATCGGCGTCAAGTCGCATCTGGCGCCGTTCCTGCCCGGTCACATCGATCACGGTACGGACCACCCGGTTTCGGCGGCGCCTTACGGCAGCGCGTCGATCCTGCCGATCACCTGGATGTATATCCGCATGATGGGCGCGCAGGGTCTCAAGCAGGCGACCGAGGCGGCCATCCTGTCGGCCAACTACATCGCGAGAAAGCTGGAGGCGCACTATCCGGTGCTCTACAAGGGCGCCAACGGGCGGGTCGCGCATGAGTGCATCCTCGACACCCGCGTGTTGAAGGACAATGCCGGCATCACCGTCGACGACGTCGCCAAGCGGCTGATCGACTACGGCTTCCACGCACCGACCATGTCGTGGCCAGTGGCTGGAACGCTGATGGTGGAGCCGACCGAGTCCGAACCCAAGCCCGAACTCGACCGTTTCTGCGAAGCGATGATCTCGATCGCCAACGAAGCGGCAAAGGTCGCCAAGGGCGAATGGCCGAAGGACGACAATCCGCTGGTCAACGCCCCGCACACCGCGACCGAAACGCTGGCAGGCGACTGGACCCATCCCTATTCGCGGATGGAAGCCGCCTATCCGGCTTCGGACCCCGACACCGCCGCCAAATACTGGCCGCCGGTGTCGCGCATCGACAACGTCGCCGGCGACCGTAACCTGGTCTGTTCCTGCCCGCCGGTGTCGGAATATCTCGGCGCCGCCGAATAA